TACATGGCTGCGGACGGTTGCTGATAGACCGCAAACGCCGTTAAGTGGATGACCGTCAAGCGTCAAAGCGGACGGCGGATCAATGGAATGGGGAGCGTTTGGATGAATATTTCGCCTATTTTAGATTCGTTGATTGCGGGGGAAAATCTTTCAGAAGAGACAGCGGGAGAAGCGATTTCCGCCATCATGAGCGGCGAAATCGGACCGGCGTCGATCAGCGCCATGTTGACGGCTTTTCGCTGTAAAGGCGAGACGGAGGAAGAGATCGCCGGAGCCGCCAAAGCAATGGTTTCCTACGCGGAGAAAATCCGGTTTTCCAGCAAGGGAGTGACGGATACCTGCGGCACGGGCGGCGACCGCAGCGGTACCTTCAACATCTCCACGACCTCCGCATTCGTCGTGGCGGGTGCGGGCGTTCCCGTGGCGAAGCACGGCAATCGTTCCGCCACCAGCCATTGCGGCAGCATCGATCTGTTGGAGAAATTGGGCGTCAACGTAATGATCCAGCCCGAACGCATCGGCCAATGCCTGGACGAAGTGGGGCTAACGATTCTTTTCGCCCGCGTAGTACATCCTGCTATGCGTTACGCCGCCCCGATTCGTTCCGAATTAGG
This genomic interval from Candidatus Omnitrophota bacterium contains the following:
- the trpD gene encoding anthranilate phosphoribosyltransferase; protein product: MNISPILDSLIAGENLSEETAGEAISAIMSGEIGPASISAMLTAFRCKGETEEEIAGAAKAMVSYAEKIRFSSKGVTDTCGTGGDRSGTFNISTTSAFVVAGAGVPVAKHGNRSATSHCGSIDLLEKLGVNVMIQPERIGQCLDEVGLTILFARVVHPAMRYAAPIRSELGFRTIFNYLGPLTNPARPSYQLVGVSDPNILDIYAACLQRMGVQRAWAAFASDGLDEITLSGPTAIVEATPQSIQRKEIVPEDAGLKSAPAQSLRGGTPEENEKITRRILSGEEKGPCRDAVLLNAGAALVVSGKAASLKDGAALAAESIDSGRAAKVLEKLVRFTNA